A genomic region of Oenanthe melanoleuca isolate GR-GAL-2019-014 chromosome 25, OMel1.0, whole genome shotgun sequence contains the following coding sequences:
- the PSMB4 gene encoding proteasome subunit beta type-4: MEVGAAAPPFWAGGPAPGQTYIPRALGQTDILPPGIGTGSALPAGRTLTPMVTGTSVLGLRFQGGVMLAADTVGSYGSLARFRGVSRLLRVNDSTVLGASGDLADFQHLRQLLEQMVIDEELLGDGHSYSPRALHSWLTRVLYNRRSKINPLWNTVLIAGVDGGDSFLGYVDMLGVAYEAPSLATGFGAYLAQPLLRAELERERLPTREEARELLERCLRVLYYRDARSFNRYEVAVVTEKGVEMEGPQTLEANWDIAHVVRGFE, from the exons ATGGAGGTCGGGGCAGCGGCGCCGCCGTTCTGGGCCGGGGGCCCGGCCCCGGGACAAACGTACATCCCGAGGGCTCTGGGACAGACCGACATCCTCCCGCCGGGCATCGGCACCGGCTCCGCGCTGCCCGCCGGCCGCACCCT GACCCCGATGGTGACCGGAACCTCGGTGCTGGGGCTGCGTTTCCAGGGGGGGGTGATGCTGGCGGCGGACACGGTGGGCTCCTACGGCTCCCTGGCGCGTTTCCGGGGCGTCTCGCGCCTGCTCCGGGTCAACGACTCCACCGTGCTGGGGGCCTCGGGAGACCTGGCGGATTTCCAGCACCTGCGGCAGCTCCTCGAGCAGATGGT GATCGacgaggagctgctgggtgacGGGCACAGCTACAGCCCGCGGGCTCTGCACTCGTGGCTGACGCGCGTCCTGTACAACCGGCGCTCCAAGATCAACCCGCTCTGGAACACCGTGCTCATCGCCGGCGTCGACGGCGGCGACAG TTTCCTGGGATATGTTGACATGCTGGGTGTGGCCTATGAGGCTCCATCGCTGGCCACAGGTTTCGGGGCTTACCTGGCTCAG CCGCTGCTGCGGGCGGAGCTGGAGCGGGAGCGGCTCCCGACGCGGGAGGAGGCGCGAGAGCTGCTGGAGCGCTGCCTCAGGGTGCTCTACTACAGGGATGCTCGCTCCTTTAATAGG TACGAGGTTGCCGTGGTGACGGAGAAGGGCGTGGAGATGGAGGGGCCCCAGACCCTGGAGGCCAACTGGGACATCGCCCACGTGGTCAG AGGTTTCGAGTGA